The segment GTGAACAGCATCCTTTCGGTTCGTTCGCTCATCCAAAGTGAGACAGGAGCGTCAAGGAAGGTCGCCTCGTGGAAGTCAACGACGTACTCCCCTAGATCGATAGAATCTCCCTCTCCTACCAAGTAAGCGTCGTCGAGCCGATACAGTTCATGATCGTCGCCGTAACGTGGGGCGACGACAGTCGGATCGTACTCAGCACAGATTGCGCTCGTACCACCTGCGTGCGGGACATCAGGATGAGATACGACGAGGTAGTCGAGATCGTCCTCAAGGAGAACATCGAGTTCTGATAGGATCTGACCGGTGCTCGCTGGAGAGAGCGTGTCTAGTAAGAGTGTCGCGTCTCCACCGTCAAGGAGGTAGGCGCATTGGGGAATATGAACGGACTGTCCTTTATCGTACCAACTCGGAACCGGGTCCATCTCTTCGATCATTCCAGATCGATCTGGTCCCGGTTCATACAGCCAGTAAACACCCGGTCGAATTTCCCGGTGCATGGCGTTAGAGTTCCTCAGTATTGGGGGCCCGCTGCAGGAACTGTGCAGTCGTCTCGATTCCGTTCCGGAAACAGTCCAAGTCAAGGTGCTCATTCGGCGAATGATTCCCTTGATCAGGATTCGCATACGGGACGACCAGCACTGGAACGTTCAGTTCGGTTCGGAAATATGCCGCGGGAAGACTGCCTCCCAGTAATGGCATTTCGACTGGCTCTACACCCCACACCTCCGTGAGGGCCGTCGTGAGTGGTGTCGCCGCTGGCGTGTCAAGTGGGGTCTTCATCGGCGGAAACGACCCCATCTTCGTTACCTCAACGTTGGGATTCTCACGCTTGACATGGTCGGTGATCCGCTTAAAAACTCGCTCGGGGTCCTGATTCGGCACGAGCCGGGAGTCGAGCTTAGCGGTCGCTCGGTGGGGGATAATCGTCTTCTTCCCTTCACCTTCGTAGCCACTCGAGAGGCCATTGATAGTCAACGTTGGCTTCAACAGCAGCCGTTCGTAATACGGATCATCGGTGGCAAATTCGCTGATTCCGAGATCTCCCTTCAGAGCCTCCTCATCAACCGGAATGCCCGCAACCAGTTCGCGATCCGCAGCCGAAATAGCGACGTCTTCGTGGAATCCCTCGATCGTCACTTCATCACCATCGAACATCGAGGAGACGACAGCGATCAGCTCGTTGGCCGCATTCGGGATTGGCCCCCCGAAGTTGCCCGAATGCAAGTCTGCGTTCGCCGTTTCGAGATCGAGCTGGTAGGAGAGGATTCCCCGATTACCGTAGATGAGGGTCGGTCGCCGTGACGCGTGCATTGGTCCATCCGCGACGTAAACGAGGTCCGTGCCCCCAAGCTCCGTTGGAGCGTCACTGAGGTACTCAATCAGGCCACGACTCCCGCTTTCCTCGCCGCCCTCGATCACCAGTTTGACGTTGACCTCGAGATCACTGCCGGCGCGATTCAACGCGTCGATCGCGAAGACATGTGTGAGGAACTGGCCTTTGTTATCCCCAGCCCCACGAGCATATATCGAGTCATTGCGGATCGTCGGTTCGAACGCTGGCGACTCCCAGTCGTCCTGAGCCCCCGGTGGTTGTACGTCGTAGTGTCCATAGAACGTGACCGTCGGTAGCGACTCGTCACCACCGCGTTCGGCGTAGACGAGCGGGTACCTACTCGTCTCGATCCGCTGGACTCGATCGAACTGGTATCCGTCGAGCACCGACAGCAACAGCTCCGCGCAGCGTTCCATCCCTTCCCCTGTCGCACTGATGCTCGGTTGGGCCAATAGTTCGAACAGGTCGGATTGGTACGCCGAGAGCCGGTCATCTATCACGGCTGTTATCTCATTCATGGGAATCACCTCGTTCGGTTCGAATACGCTCGGAAAACGCGCTCACGAGTCGAGTCGTCACCTCTTTTCCGAGTTCGGGTGTCGCATAAGTCGGATCACCCATATGGCCCAATTCCGTCACCTCATCGAGGCCGTTCGTCATCAGTTTCGATGTCGAAACGTTACCAGTGAATCCCGGTGTGAACTCCTCTTCGAGCACGAGATCCGGACGCAGATGCAATACGGATGCAGTCACTGCCGCACCACCGTGTCCTCGAGCTTTGGAGGGGATGTCCATTTGAGCCAAACTTGCCATCAACGGGTCGATTAGTAGCTCCTTATCGAGTAGCGTGATGATCTGTGCATCGGCCTCGTCCGCGATGGACGGTAGGATCGCATTCATTGCTGGGAAGTTCCCGCCGTGGAGCGAAAACAGAACGATATGGTCGAAGCCATGGGAGTCGAGGCTCCGACAGTAGTCCTCTAGCACACGCATCAGTGTTTCCGGTCGGTAACTGATGGTCCCGCTGAAACCCATGTGGTGGTCCGAGCATCCTGGTCGGATGACGGGGGCAACAACTGCATCACCGAGATCCTTTGCCACCTCCACCCCGATAGCTTCGGCCCAGGCGGCGTCTTTCAGGATTCCGAGGTGTGGCCCGTGCTGTTCGACGGATCCAGCGGGAACGAGGACTGTCTTCACCCCGCGGTTGATCGCCGATTCGATTTCTACCCATGTCAACTCCTCCAGCAACTTCGATCTAAGTTCTATCATATCGATTTCGTTGTTTCAGCCGTCTCAGTAGCGTATTCATCGTAGAGAACACATCGTGCGTGTCGACCCTCGTCAACAGGGAACATGGGTGGTTCTCCATTCGTACAGTGTGGCATCGCCTCTGGACATCGATCGTAAAACCGACACCGGTTCATTGTCTCTGTCAAGTCTGGGACCTCTCCTTCTAGCTCGACAGGTTCACGATCGATATCGGGATCAATAATCGGCATCGAGCCGACCAGAGCCTGCGTGTACGGGTGTTTTGGATCGGAAATTATACTCTCCGTCGGGCCGACCTCAACGAGTTTTCCAGCGTACATGACACCGATCCGGTCACACATATGTTTTAATAGTGATAGGTCGTGGCTGATGTACACGGCCGTAAGTCCGAACTCCTTTTGGAGCCTCTCGAAGAGATCGAGAATACTCGCTCGGATACTCACGTCGAGCATGCTCGCCGGCTCGTCTGCGAGAAGGAATGAAGGATCCAGTGCCAGCGCGCGTGCGATACCAACCCGCTGGCGCTCTCCCCCGCTCAGTTCCGAGGGATATTCCTCAGCGTACGCCTGTGCTGGCCGGAGGCCGGCGTTTTCAAGGGTCTCGTAGACTTTGTTCGCTCGCTCCTCCGGTGTTCCGATATCATGGACATCGAGTGGTTCCTTCACCCACCGATAGACAGTCCACTTGGGATTCAGTGACTGATACGGATCTTGATGAATGATCTGTGCCTCTCGACGGAAATCAAACAGTTCATCGGCGGTGAATTCGCTTATATCTGTCCCGTCGAAGTAGATGTGTCCACTTGTTGGATCGTGGAGACGGATCGCTGTTTTTCCGAGAGTCGTCTTGCCGCACCCTGACTCGCCTGCCAGACCAAACGTCTCACCCTCTTTCACCGAGAGGGTGACGCCATCCACGGCGTGAACGTATTCCCGATCCCCGCGGTTGAAGAGCCGAGAAACGATGCCTTCGTTAACAGGGAAGTGCTTGACAAGGTTCTCGACAGCGAGTTTGGCCTCCTCAGGGACAACCTCGCGTCTGTCACTCATTGTTGCCTCCATCCGAAGCAGCTTCCTTCGTCCGCGTACGTAGCTTCTGCCACGTCTCGCGTTTGCTGGCCTCTTCGCGGAGGAGTTCGGTCTCGTCAGCTCGATGGCACTCAACGACGTGTCCACTCTCGAACTCCTCCGGTTCAGGTGTCTCCTCCCAGCATTGGTCCTCAGCGAACGGACATCTGGGGGCGAACCGGCAGCCTTCGTCAGGGTCGGTAAGCTCGGGCGGCGTTCCAGGGATCGATATCAGTTCCTGTGAATCTGCAGTTATGTCTGGAAACGCATTTCTAAGCCCAAGCGTGTACGGATGGCGAGGATTCCTGATAATTGTATCGGCATCAGCACACTCCACAACCCGGCCACCATACATCACCGCGATCCGATCACAGGTCTCCGAGACAACGGACATATCATGGGTGATCAGTATCATGGCGGTGTTGAACTCCTCTTGGAGTTCAGAGATGGTCTGCAGGATCCGGTCCTGAATCACAACGTCGAGTGCGGTCGTTGGTTCATCTGCGAGGACGACCGCGGGATTGACCGCCAGTGCAAGCGCGATCATCGCCCGCTGAGCCATCCCTCCGGAGAACTGGTGGGGATAATCGTCGATCCGGTCGCGGTCGAGACCGAGCTTTTCGAACAGCTCCTCTGCCCGTGCTCGAGCCTCGGCTTTGGACGTGTCAGATTCATGGGCCCGAATCACCTCGACGATCTGGTCGCAGACGGTATGAACGGGGTCGAACCCGTTCATCGCGTTCTGCGGAATCATCGAGATTTCCTTCCAACGAAGGTCTCGCCGGACCTCCTGCATCGACATCTCCGTGATGTCCTTTCCCCGATACTCGATCGTTCCCTCGACGATCTCCCCGTTGTCCGGGAGGAGTCGAATGATCGATTTAGCAACGGTCGTTTTGCCACTGCCACTCTCTCCAACGAGCCCGAGCGTCTCGTTGGGGGACACCGATAGAGACACACCGTCCACCGCGGCGACGTTGCCCCCCTCTGTTCGATAGTACGTCTTCAGTCCATCAATGCGTACTAGCGTCATTCGGATGGTCCCCTCCGCTGGGTTCGTGTTGAGTTTCTCGAGGCACTATGACGCGCCAGCGACTGTACTCGATTTCGGTCGGACGTTTTCGTCCGGTCAGTTCGTAGTATACTCATTTCATTCGGAATGACGGAGTTCTGGATTGGTAACCTGCTCAAGCGCACGTCCGATGAAGAACACAGACATCACCATCAGCATGATACAAATCCCGGGCGGTGCTACCCACCACCAAGCGAATCGAATAGCGTCAGCCGTGTAGGCGTTAAAGAGCATCTGGCCCCACGACGTCATGCTTGGATCACCGAATCCGAGGAACGAGATGCTCGCCTCCGCGATGACCGCCCATGCGACCGAGAACGAACCATAGAGGAAGGCTAACGGGAGCACATTCGGAAGAATATGGAGGTACATAATGCGGAGGTCACTCGCACCAATGGCCCGCGCTGATTCAACGTATGGGCGTTGCTTGTGACTGAGAACCTGTGATCGGATTACGCGGGCGGTCGAGCGCCAGAGGATTAGGCTGATAACGATAACGATGCTCCAAAGGCTCGGACCTAAGAGAAACACCAGCACGAGGACGAAGGGGAGGAAAGGCAGCCCATATGCGATATCCGCGAGACGCATCAGGCCGTCATCCACCCATCCGCCGAAATATCCGCTAACGAGCCCGATGTTCACACCGATAAATACGGAAACGAACGCGGCGAGGAATCCGATAAACAGTGACACTCGGGCACCAACGATGACCTGCGATGCGACATCGCGGCCAAGATTTGTCGTCCCCAATGGGTGGGTGAGAGACGGCTCTACAAGTCGAAGCGCGGAGCCATCGGCAGCACGGTTGATAGTGGTCGGATCGTGAGGGGCGAGGTATTGACCAAGTAGACCCATTAATACGAAGAAGAAGAGGATGGTCACGCCAGCCTGTCCCATCCGATTGTCGCGCAATGAGCCAATAATTTCGGACAACTGCTCGCCAAACCGGTCAGTTACAGCCAGTCCACGAGCACCTCCTAAAAGGGAATCGGAAATTCCAGTCCGCTCGCTGTCAGTTCCCATCGCTACATCCTCCCGTTGCCGTTACGATATCCGTTCGTCCTATCGTGTGTCGTCTACTC is part of the Halalkalicoccus sp. NIPERK01 genome and harbors:
- a CDS encoding MBL fold metallo-hydrolase, encoding MIEEMDPVPSWYDKGQSVHIPQCAYLLDGGDATLLLDTLSPASTGQILSELDVLLEDDLDYLVVSHPDVPHAGGTSAICAEYDPTVVAPRYGDDHELYRLDDAYLVGEGDSIDLGEYVVDFHEATFLDAPVSLWMSERTERMLFTVDWMGFPHLESEQLRFVDELDAELDGTRLLQFHGRVLFWHQYVDVEKVQREIEQVKHTYDPAVILPAHGLVIRENPRKYIELLKDVVAEIERRDRIGALG
- a CDS encoding M20/M25/M40 family metallo-hydrolase produces the protein MNEITAVIDDRLSAYQSDLFELLAQPSISATGEGMERCAELLLSVLDGYQFDRVQRIETSRYPLVYAERGGDESLPTVTFYGHYDVQPPGAQDDWESPAFEPTIRNDSIYARGAGDNKGQFLTHVFAIDALNRAGSDLEVNVKLVIEGGEESGSRGLIEYLSDAPTELGGTDLVYVADGPMHASRRPTLIYGNRGILSYQLDLETANADLHSGNFGGPIPNAANELIAVVSSMFDGDEVTIEGFHEDVAISAADRELVAGIPVDEEALKGDLGISEFATDDPYYERLLLKPTLTINGLSSGYEGEGKKTIIPHRATAKLDSRLVPNQDPERVFKRITDHVKRENPNVEVTKMGSFPPMKTPLDTPAATPLTTALTEVWGVEPVEMPLLGGSLPAAYFRTELNVPVLVVPYANPDQGNHSPNEHLDLDCFRNGIETTAQFLQRAPNTEEL
- a CDS encoding creatininase family protein, yielding MIELRSKLLEELTWVEIESAINRGVKTVLVPAGSVEQHGPHLGILKDAAWAEAIGVEVAKDLGDAVVAPVIRPGCSDHHMGFSGTISYRPETLMRVLEDYCRSLDSHGFDHIVLFSLHGGNFPAMNAILPSIADEADAQIITLLDKELLIDPLMASLAQMDIPSKARGHGGAAVTASVLHLRPDLVLEEEFTPGFTGNVSTSKLMTNGLDEVTELGHMGDPTYATPELGKEVTTRLVSAFSERIRTERGDSHE
- a CDS encoding ABC transporter permease encodes the protein MGTDSERTGISDSLLGGARGLAVTDRFGEQLSEIIGSLRDNRMGQAGVTILFFFVLMGLLGQYLAPHDPTTINRAADGSALRLVEPSLTHPLGTTNLGRDVASQVIVGARVSLFIGFLAAFVSVFIGVNIGLVSGYFGGWVDDGLMRLADIAYGLPFLPFVLVLVFLLGPSLWSIVIVISLILWRSTARVIRSQVLSHKQRPYVESARAIGASDLRIMYLHILPNVLPLAFLYGSFSVAWAVIAEASISFLGFGDPSMTSWGQMLFNAYTADAIRFAWWWVAPPGICIMLMVMSVFFIGRALEQVTNPELRHSE
- a CDS encoding ABC transporter ATP-binding protein, which gives rise to MTLVRIDGLKTYYRTEGGNVAAVDGVSLSVSPNETLGLVGESGSGKTTVAKSIIRLLPDNGEIVEGTIEYRGKDITEMSMQEVRRDLRWKEISMIPQNAMNGFDPVHTVCDQIVEVIRAHESDTSKAEARARAEELFEKLGLDRDRIDDYPHQFSGGMAQRAMIALALAVNPAVVLADEPTTALDVVIQDRILQTISELQEEFNTAMILITHDMSVVSETCDRIAVMYGGRVVECADADTIIRNPRHPYTLGLRNAFPDITADSQELISIPGTPPELTDPDEGCRFAPRCPFAEDQCWEETPEPEEFESGHVVECHRADETELLREEASKRETWQKLRTRTKEAASDGGNNE
- a CDS encoding ABC transporter ATP-binding protein, with the translated sequence MSDRREVVPEEAKLAVENLVKHFPVNEGIVSRLFNRGDREYVHAVDGVTLSVKEGETFGLAGESGCGKTTLGKTAIRLHDPTSGHIYFDGTDISEFTADELFDFRREAQIIHQDPYQSLNPKWTVYRWVKEPLDVHDIGTPEERANKVYETLENAGLRPAQAYAEEYPSELSGGERQRVGIARALALDPSFLLADEPASMLDVSIRASILDLFERLQKEFGLTAVYISHDLSLLKHMCDRIGVMYAGKLVEVGPTESIISDPKHPYTQALVGSMPIIDPDIDREPVELEGEVPDLTETMNRCRFYDRCPEAMPHCTNGEPPMFPVDEGRHARCVLYDEYATETAETTKSI